In Mangifera indica cultivar Alphonso chromosome 1, CATAS_Mindica_2.1, whole genome shotgun sequence, a single genomic region encodes these proteins:
- the LOC123228260 gene encoding F-box protein SKIP2-like gives MGQSSSTALDPTDRFFASPPRMSNEIVEFAEEIVGTRDYTGGLPDDCLAYIFQFLGAGDRKQCSLVCKRWLRVEGVSRYRLSLNADNEILPFLPLIFTRFDSVTKLSLRCDRKSVSINDDAFVLISIRCQNLTRLKLRGCREITDHGMATFSQNCKTLKKLSCASCSFGAKGINSVLDHCLLLEEISVKRLRGIRDGTQLIGPRASAASSLKSICLKELVNGQSFEPLVIGAKNLRTLKIIRCLGDWDRVLHIIGNSKNTSLNEFHLERLQVTDIGLTAISKCTSIENLHIVKAPECSNTGLVCVAQNCSLLRKLHIDGWRSNRIGDEALIAVAKHCPNLQELVLIGVNATHLSLMAIACNCSKLERLALCGSGTIGDAEIACISAKCVALKKLCIKGCAISDLGMEAVAWGCPNLVKIKVKKCKGVSGEVAERLRILRRSLIVNLDAEEIDGLDASGSDGGLQESGLEVPMMGGHVNVPDVSLNTLGRLSYLKVKTGLVASRNLVAGKFRRWKNGESSSSNDNL, from the coding sequence ATGGGCCAATCTTCTTCCACTGCTTTAGACCCGACCGATCGATTTTTTGCAAGTCCGCCGCGTATGTCTAACGAGATTGTTGAGTTTGCTGAGGAAATCGTTGGGACTAGAGATTATACCGGTGGTTTACCCGACGATTGCTTggcttatatttttcaatttcttggGGCAGGGGATCGGAAACAATGTTCGCTTGTGTGCAAGAGGTGGCTGCGCGTGGAAGGCGTCAGTCGGTATCGGCTTTCTCTCAATGCGGATAATGAGATACTGCCGTTTCTACCTTTGATTTTCACGCGCTTTGATTCCGTGACGAAACTCTCTCTCCGATGCGATCGGAAGTCCGTCAGCATTAACGACGACGCTTTCGTTTTGATCTCTATCCGTTGTCAAAATCTCACGCGCCTCAAGCTTCGTGGTTGCCGCGAGATCACGGACCACGGTATGGCGACATTTTCGCAGAATTGCAAAACTCTGAAGAAACTGTCTTGTGCGTCATGTTCTTTCGGAGCCAAAGGTATCAACTCAGTTCTTGATCATTGCTTGCTTCTCGAGGAGATCTCCGTCAAGCGGCTTAGAGGAATTCGTGATGGAACCCAGCTGATCGGTCCAAGAGCCTCCGCGGCTTCATCATTGAAGTCAATTTGCTTGAAAGAGCTAGTCAACGGTCAGTCTTTTGAACCTCTAGTAATTGGAGCTAAAAATCTCagaactttgaaaattattcgTTGTTTAGGTGATTGGGACAGAGTATTACATATtattggaaattcaaaaaacacTTCTTTGAACGAATTTCATCTTGAAAGGCTTCAAGTAACTGATATTGGATTAACTGCGATATCAAAATGTACAAGTattgaaaatttacatattgtcAAAGCTCCTGAGTGTTCAAATACAGGGCTTGTTTGTGTGGCTCAGAATTGTAGCTTGTTAAGGAAGCTTCACATTGATGGATGGAGGAGTAATAGGATTGGTGATGAGGCTTTAATTGCTGTTGCCAAACACTGTCCTAATTTACAAGAACTTGTTCTAATTGGTGTAAATGCAACGCACTTAAGTTTGATGGCCATTGCCTGTAATTGTTCAAAATTGGAGAGGTTAGCACTTTGTGGGAGTGGAACGATTGGTGATGCAGAGATTGCATGTATTTCTGCAAAATGTGTGGCTTTGAAGAAGCTTTGTATTAAAGGGTGTGCTATATCAGATCTTGGGATGGAAGCGGTTGCTTGGGGTTGCCCTAATCTGGTTAAAATTAAGGTCAAGAAATGTAAAGGAGTGAGTGGTGAAGTGGCAGAACGGTTGAGGATACTTAGGCGAtctttaattgttaatttgGATGCTGAAGAGATAGATGGCTTGGATGCTAGTGGTAGTGATGGTGGACTGCAAGAAAGTGGTTTGGAGGTTCCAATGATGGGAGGGCATGTAAATGTTCCAGATGTCTCGTTAAACACTCTTGGTAGATTGTCATATTTGAAGGTAAAGACAGGTCTTGTTGCCAGTAGGAATTTGGTGGCTGGCAAATTTAGAAGATGGAAAAATGGTGAAAGCAGCAGTTCTAATGACAACTTATGA
- the LOC123212695 gene encoding UPF0481 protein At3g47200, with protein MVAVFNKELLSWYLITLKLRETVESGIPRTPHSNGLLELPEQTRSESQKIVINEDGEENSEDEWVICIKEKLEQAQQDDEKGSWEKLSIYKVPQHLREGDDRAYIPQMLSLGPYHHGKRRLHQMDRHKWRSLHHVLKRTNRDIRIYLDATKELEEKARACYEGPISLSSNDFVEMLVLDGCFVLELFRGAAEGFSQLGYPRNDPIFAMRGSMHSIQRDMIMLENQLPLFILDRLLGLQIGYAQQKGLVAKLALRFFDPLMPTDEPLTKGDRSKLESSLGYTNTFDPLSDQGGLHCLDVFRRSLLRAGPQPIPPKAWIKRWSHANRVADKRRQQLIHCVSELREAGVKFRKRKTDRFWDIKFKNGILSIPRLFIHDGTKSLFLNLIAFEQCHLDCSNDITSYVIFMDNLINSSEDVGYLHYHGIIEHWLGSDAEVADLFNRLCQEVVFDINDSYLSRLSEDVNQYYNHRWNAWRASLRHNYFSNPWAIISFVAAAVLLLLTSAQTFYGIYGYYRPS; from the coding sequence ATGGTGGCTGTGTTCAACAAAGAGCTCTTGAGTTGGTATCTCATCACCCTGAAGCTCAGAGAAACAGTAGAAtctggaattccaagaaccccCCATTCTAATGGATTGCTTGAATTGCCAGAGCAAACACGGTCAGAAAGCCAGAAGATTGTGATCAATGAAGATGGTGAAGAAAACTCTGAAGATGAGTGGGTCATCTGtattaaagaaaaacttgaacaaGCCCAGCAAGATGATGAAAAAGGTTCATGGGAGAAGTTGAGCATATACAAAGTGCCACAACACCTAAGAGAAGGAGATGACAGAGCCTATATTCCCCAGATGTTGTCCTTGGGGCCTTATCACCATGGCAAGAGACGTCTACACCAAATGGATCGCCATAAGTGGCGGTCTCTTCACCATGTGCTTAAGCGTACTAATCGGGATATAAGGATTTATCTTGATGCCACGAAAGAGCTCGAAGAAAAAGCTCGCGCTTGTTATGAAGGGCCTATCAGTCTTAGCAGCAATGACTTTGTTGAAATGTTGGTTCTTGATGGATGTTTTGTGCTTGAGCTATTTAGAGGGGCTGCTGAGGGATTCAGCCAACTGGGTTATCCTCGCAATGATCCCATCTTTGCTATGCGTGGATCTATGCATTCAATTCAACGAGATATGATTATGTTAGAGAATCAGCTTCCCCTTTTCATACTTGATCGATTGCTTGGACTTCAAATCGGTTATGCTCAGCAGAAAGGCCTAGTTGCAAAGCTAGCACTTAGATTCTTCGACCCATTAATGCCTACAGATGAGCCGTTAACAAAAGGCGACAGAAGCAAATTGGAGTCGTCGCTTGGATATACAAACACCTTTGATCCTTTATCAGATCAAGGCGGCCTTCATTGTCTTGATGTTTTTCGAAGAAGCCTCTTGCGTGCAGGCCCTCAACCGATACCCCCAAAGGCTTGGATCAAAAGATGGTCACATGCTAATCGAGTTGCAGATAAAAGGAGGCAACAACTGATACATTGCGTTTCAGAGCTAAGAGAAGCTGGTGTCAAATTCAGGAAAAGGAAGACTGATCGGTTCTGGGACATAAAATTCAAGAATGGGATTCTGAGTATTCCCAGGCTGTTCATTCATGATGGAACAAAGTCACTTTTCCTGAATCTCATTGCATTTGAGCAGTGTCATCTTGATTGCAGCAATGACATTACATCGTATGTTATCTTCATGGACAACTTAATCAACTCTTCTGAGGATGTAGGGTACCTCCATTACCATGGCATTATCGAACACTGGCTAGGTAGTGATGCTGAAGTTGCCGATCTCTTCAATCGCCTCTGTCAAGAGGTTGTTTTCGATATCAATGACAGCTATCTTTCCAGGTTGTCGGAAGATGTAAACCAATATTACAACCATAGATGGAATGCGTGGCGTGCAAGTCTCAGACATAACTACTTCAGCAATCCCTGGGCAATCATCTCATTTGTTGCTGCTGCTGTGCTGTTATTGCTTACTTCTGCACAGACCTTCTACGGAATTTATGGTTATTACAGGCCATCTTGA
- the LOC123212708 gene encoding probable beta-1,4-xylosyltransferase IRX14H, with the protein MKLSALHQTYLNRRTISFRGSAPLDSSSDSAIKSPAAVFWLLFHGLCCLISLILGYRFSRLVFFFLLSTSTTTTNFYTAPFRNAANDLATTVLSSNPMVSNNVEVPIVNKTTPSSNSRVVVGRHGILIRPWPHPNPTEVMKAHRLIERVQKEQRTHFGVKNPRTVIAVTPTYVRTFQTLHLTGVMHSLMLVPYDLVWIVVEAGGVTNETASLIAKSQLRTIHVGIKQRMPNSWEERHKLEAKMRLRALRVVREEKLDGIVMFADDSNMHSMELFDEIQSVKWFGAVSVGILVHSEDPDEPLLAMKEKEDGTESSPVPVQGPACNSSNKLVGWHTFNSLPYAGKTATYIDDRATVLPRKLEWAGFVLSSRLLWKETEDKSEWVNDLDLLDGVEDIQSPLSLLKDHSMVEPLGSCGHQVLIWWLRVEARADSKFPPGWIIDPPLEITVPSKHTPWPDAPPELPSTEKLVATVQEHTVKHTAKTRTPRSRRSSRIKRKDEAKVIDSQISSGHSEQN; encoded by the exons ATGAAGCTCTCGGCTTTGCATCAGACCTACTTGAATCGCCGGACCATTAGCTTCAGAGGTTCTGCACCTTTGGATTCTTCCTCCGACTCTGCCATCAAGTCGCCGGCCGCCGTTTTCTGGCTTCTCTTTCATGGTCTTTGTTGTTTAATCAGCTTGATTCTCGGTTACCGCTTTTCTCGCTTGgtgtttttctttctcttgtcaACTTCCACAACTACTACCAATTTCTACACGGCGCCGTTTCGAAACGCGGCTAATGACCTCGCGACTACTGTTTTGTCTTCGAATCCGATGGTTAGCAATAATGTTGAAGTTCCGATTGTGAACAAAACGACGCCGAGTTCGAACTCCAGAGTGGTGGTGGGTCGGCATGGGATTCTGATCCGGCCGTGGCCCCACCCTAACCCAACGGAGGTGATGAAAGCGCATAGATTAATCGAGAGAGTGCAGAAAGAGCAGAGAACTCATTTTGGAGTGAAAAATCCGAGAACAGTAATTGCGGTGACTCCTACTTATGTAAGGACATTTCAAACGCTTCACTTGACTGGTGTGATGCACTCGCTTATGCTGGTGCCGTACGATCTGGTGTGGATCGTGGTGGAGGCAGGTGGAGTGACCAATGAAACGGCGTCCTTGATTGCCAAGTCTCAATTGAGGACCATTCATGTTGGAATTAAACAAAGAATGCCCAATTCGTGGGAGGAAAGACATAAATTGGAGGCCAAAATGCGGCTCCGCGCTTTGAG AGTTGTGAGAGAAGAGAAGCTGGATGGGATTGTCATGTTTGCAGATGATAGTAATATGCACAGTATGGAGCTGTTCGATGAAATTCAAAGTGTGAAATGGTTTGGTGCTGTTTCAGTTGGAATTCTTGTTCATTCAGAAGATCCAGATGAACCATTATTAGCCATGAAGGAGAAAGAGGATGGTACAGAGAGCTCACCAGTGCCTGTTCAAGGACCAGCTTGTAACTCGTCTAATAAGTTGGTTGGTTGGCACACGTTTAATTCCCTGCCATACGCTGGGAAGACTGCAACTTACATTGATGATAGGGCAACTGTACTTCCCAGGAAGCTGGAATGGGCTGGGTTTGTGTTGAGTTCCAGGTTGCTTTGGAAGGAAACTGAAGATAAGTCAGAGTGGGTGAATGATCTGGATTTACTGGATGGGGTTGAGGATATACAGAGTCCCCTATCTTTACTGAAGGACCATTCTATGGTGGAGCCGCTTGGAAGCTGTGGGCACCAAGTTTTAATTTGGTGGCTTCGTGTTGAGGCTCGTGCTGATAGCAAGTTCCCTCCAGG ATGGATAATTGACCCGCCACTGGAGATTACTGTCCCATCAAAACACACGCCATGGCCGGATGCTCCTCCTGAACTTCCATCCACTGAAAAGTTAGTGGCGACTGTCCAAGAGCATACAGTGAAGCATACTGCAAAAACTCGAACACCCAGATCAAGACGCAGTTCTCGAATTAAGAGAAAGGATGAAGCAAAAGTGATAGACtcacagatttcttcagggcatTCTGAACAAAACTGA
- the LOC123212720 gene encoding protein RER1A-like isoform X2 produces MESVSAAGPVAADGHLSSSPMAVISRWRFSVSQRYQHLLDKSVPHILYRWLACLVVVFIYALRVYLVQGFYIITYGLGIYMLNLLMGFLSPQIDPEISDEPTLPTRESDEFRPFVRRLPEFKFWYCITKSFCIGFVMTFFSVFDVPVFWPILLFYWVMLFTLTMRRQIMHMIKYRYVPFSFGKQRYGNRASSNDTISLPKD; encoded by the exons ATGGAATCCGTATCGGCCGCTGGTCCCGTCGCCGCAGACGGTCATCTCTCATCATCTCCGATGGCAGTTATATCTCGATGGAGATTCAGTGTATCGCAGCGGTACCAGCACTTATTGGACAAGTCGGTCCCGCACATCCTCTACCGTTGGTTGGCCTGCTTAGTTGTGGTCTTCATCTACGCCCTACGGGTGTACCTCGTTCAAGGCTTCTACATAATCACCTACGGTCTTGGCATCTACATGCTTAATCTATTAATGGGTTTTCTCTCGCCGCAGATCGACCCCGAGATCAGCGATGAACCCACTCTCCCCACCCGTGAATCAGACGAGTTCAGACCCTTCGTTCGGCGCCTGCCCGAGTTCAAATTCTG GTACTGTATCACGAAGTCCTTCTGCATTGGTTTTGTGATGACATTCTTTAGTGTATTTGATGTGCctgtcttttggcctatactCCTTTTCTACTGGGTGATGCTATTTACTCTCACTATGCGGAGACAAATCATGCACATGATCAAGTACAGATATGTTCCATTCTCCTTTGGGAAACAG CGATATGGAAATAGGGCATCCTCAAATGACACCATTAGCCTTCCTAAGGACTAA
- the LOC123226904 gene encoding phosphatidylinositol 3,4,5-trisphosphate 3-phosphatase and protein-tyrosine-phosphatase PTEN2B-like, whose product MVEDSANVSEKAANIEPPAEASNVEGPCEASNVEAPYQASLVEDPHKASNVEDPHKASNVKPASTNVNELDRGEWESHPSNLSAASNISTRANTVKLPQPVPPEESPHTGNAGMSKFARITGEVGLRLPSITPVQDKSVESTSKMAPANLLGSFTKGLFDSFKIALKAVQVKARHIVSQNRRRYQVTYLCTGASTSSFLGTYKVYDLCSERWYDASLFEGKVLSSCYCFQIYVDCVFLVALCKLAIYDGTLPTRSKHDSSSKRPDGNSIYVLGTTGGDATNSNQCEATGNEDDDNVFSDSDGKETGASKNQRAGAGSGSGRESAGQAETVSQGTGQLSQKSKKPTKEANIDGIRQPASGQIPRIDSLGASDIKAIAADASVFSFGDDEDYESE is encoded by the exons ATGGTTGAAGATTCTGCTAATGTTTCTGAGAAAGCTGCTAACATTGAACCTCCAGCAGAAGCTTCTAATGTCGAAGGTCCTTGTGAAGCTTCTAATGTGGAAGCTCCTTATCAAGCTTCTCTTGTCGAAGATCCGCATAAAGCTTCCAATGTGGAAGATCCGCATAAAGCTTCTAATGTCAAACCTGCTTCAACCAATGTTAATGAGCTAGACAGGGGTGAATGGGAATCTCATCCGTCTAATTTATCTGCTGCTTCCAACATATCGACTAGGGCTAATACTGTGAAACTTCCGCAGCCTGTGCCCCCAGAAGAAAGCCCACATACTGGAAATGCAGGGATGTCAAAATTTGCACGTATCACTGGTGAAGTTGGATTGCGTTTACCCTCAATCACTCCTGTACAGGATAAAAGTGTCGAAAGCACCTCAAAAATGGCGCCAGCTAATTTGCTTGGTTCATTTACAAAAGGTCTATTTGACTCATTCAAGATAGCATTAAAAGCTGTGCAGGTCAAGGCACGCCATATTGTATCTCAAAACAGGCGAAGATACCAGGTTACTTATCTGTGCACCGGTGCTAGTACTTCATCATTTCTA GGGACTTATAAGGTGTATGATCTTTGTTCGGAGAGATGGTATGATGCATCATTATTTGAGGGGAAGGTACTTTCTTCATGTTATTGCTTTCAAATTTATGTGGATTGTGTT TTTCTGGTTGCACTTTGTAAATTGGCAATTTATGATGGTACTTTACCTACAAGATCTAAACATGATTCTTCCAGCAAGAGACCTGACGGTAACTCAATTTATGTTTTGGGTACAACTGGTGGGGATGCAACTAATTCCAATCAATGTGAAGCGACTGGAAATGAAGACGATGATAATGTATTCTCGGACAGTGATGGCAAAGAGACTGGAGCTTCAAAGAATCAACGAGCTGGTGCTGGTTCTGGTTCTGGAAGGGAATCTGCAGGCCAGGCAGAGACTGTATCACAGGGAACTGGGCAGTTGTCTCAGAAGAGTAAGAAACCAACTAAAGAAGCAAATATTGATGGGATTAGACAGCCTGCATCAGGCCAGATTCCACGTATAGATTCCTTAGGGGCAAGTGATATCAAGGCAATTGCTGCTGATGCTTCAGTTTTTAGCTTTGGGGATGACGAAGATTATGAAAGTGAGTGA
- the LOC123212720 gene encoding protein RER1A-like isoform X1 has protein sequence MESVSAAGPVAADGHLSSSPMAVISRWRFSVSQRYQHLLDKSVPHILYRWLACLVVVFIYALRVYLVQGFYIITYGLGIYMLNLLMGFLSPQIDPEISDEPTLPTRESDEFRPFVRRLPEFKFWYCITKSFCIGFVMTFFSVFDVPVFWPILLFYWVMLFTLTMRRQIMHMIKYRYVPFSFGKQQRYGNRASSNDTISLPKD, from the exons ATGGAATCCGTATCGGCCGCTGGTCCCGTCGCCGCAGACGGTCATCTCTCATCATCTCCGATGGCAGTTATATCTCGATGGAGATTCAGTGTATCGCAGCGGTACCAGCACTTATTGGACAAGTCGGTCCCGCACATCCTCTACCGTTGGTTGGCCTGCTTAGTTGTGGTCTTCATCTACGCCCTACGGGTGTACCTCGTTCAAGGCTTCTACATAATCACCTACGGTCTTGGCATCTACATGCTTAATCTATTAATGGGTTTTCTCTCGCCGCAGATCGACCCCGAGATCAGCGATGAACCCACTCTCCCCACCCGTGAATCAGACGAGTTCAGACCCTTCGTTCGGCGCCTGCCCGAGTTCAAATTCTG GTACTGTATCACGAAGTCCTTCTGCATTGGTTTTGTGATGACATTCTTTAGTGTATTTGATGTGCctgtcttttggcctatactCCTTTTCTACTGGGTGATGCTATTTACTCTCACTATGCGGAGACAAATCATGCACATGATCAAGTACAGATATGTTCCATTCTCCTTTGGGAAACAG cagCGATATGGAAATAGGGCATCCTCAAATGACACCATTAGCCTTCCTAAGGACTAA